One genomic window of Stigmatopora nigra isolate UIUO_SnigA chromosome 13, RoL_Snig_1.1, whole genome shotgun sequence includes the following:
- the LOC144206582 gene encoding uncharacterized protein LOC144206582: MGKPLSRPGCFRKSSCCLEKHPVGERGVRGRDVMMEGGYGDGYVPQRSIYDTMCINQQIDSHHHHHHHHSGSGRRDGGGEGSFSYSASGSLRGSRAPAEMFDSHPCSLTPNPSFVRRLDERIIYDSLKLGVQDSDGGVCPSPGHFNRSVSPAVSSFSAPGMSSSSKKHHHHYHPHHGESTNSRDSRHSWKVLTPPKHLECMDISTNEMIPQGGGCLNPGHYSHQAGQSSSLTSPLISPFSGSPLSSGYHTPVFFSPAKPRPSQSQSLRCSPPHMIQPRHYSQSQSLRMSPPHELSRSPYRAPLVQLSAHDLEQDLREQGGWGCGEREREWEREREREMERGWAQREWEKERERGRLERERARERERKETSFATFGYGRQVPVRSERDSVFLESEQALDTTPLLLPHPSPSPSPSPNAAPRMGTGAVGRNRAGSKVGSDSMVSKVDNGNMGLGLVDSNGSRLVSSGSRLVSGSGSMAEADIMTGIHGKNRFGNSTKYENDAKASFKSGADKRMGSQVKTRAGGRDFEGNVESGMQVQNMSKAVNREGSRGGTRAGGRSGRAPAQPETTVAATTSTPYFVDNQVVAGDKIDDGTVYDFRTMADIETRPEIKDITNPMENATETKLNLAPGSALEAKFEKEVTLVSAQEAVLEVGFDKGMETKIKNDNAKNENNNIIHKTQVNQEAVDKTETTPPDQVKINPMDMEKVTSGHVGKGSKSQKSKSSKSSGRSRPGTATGLRPGVLSPRLRKGLADLDSTGPAEGIESTWPRRIMVRKRTVRQGGAIHNLPILPPLPSVISALEKRRPNSHLHFRPGHHSENPLSTDLTIFTGRCSLKEPSHQEQSLGAGLVGRASLKEQNLEHWRIYKDQEETKRSKSKERQGDNDEQGRKENEMSRGKTKDNIVEASAEKYLVEKNQQDEIKIRSEEDQETVNKIKQVFEEEIENTKDGKQERQLKTVEVVVAKNEECVVKGGHGAGSGEEHEMECWDSVLEMVNTIWDDGWEKGGEAGDDTDSLTGSLQRWPLLRPPVGFGGSHPSSSAASELSLTELERRARELDSDLEHLDLSQSHGDTQDLYQTLLESQKERADMYQTHPRPQREKSSVWTGVGSRSQVNLELSSMVLPVTDTEKDTVGWSLKSPAGTSTVSISPNKEDSSPDSNLTLVSDSSGVFLSSSNQSQEGAGSDSDQPISGSDLGSSNTSLEKEGEDGCLKEWGREESAELQWCYPSLLSTTSPEDIEENIKRDGNLCPSEGSRDVKSTDQTEGGQFSIFKSSLDNKDASQSEAMRQKRKVTVMGNDPLLPPSPMRQPIKHLIDPYHKPIRSSGLDCGDIDPFAQPDSFVYLAVSERQGEISAVPDYSTQDIKQESIHQHFDPRKAHLEQSNMEPDARLSHFGPRKPEEGDFLCTDSFVYLAAPDCLLLGPEGSTSYSGRESDSESSGSEPVDESVLGCDSVAGDSDWDSDLSDSGLSRPSRVTTTGAKSSGIARPKRPAPEQRWGSFGETAEPCVQDESFIKMEQNSNAGSSDLANRPASTAEARTTTGEQSSTTKKVTWQFKPAQRSVCTGSRKEKNKEITSFSEAMVTEHGAGAEYQPPGSSSSSLSSSPSSSSSG; encoded by the exons ATGGGAAAACCACTTAGCCGCCCTGGCTGTTTCAGGAAGAGCTCATGTTGTCTGGAGAAACATCCAGTTGGGGAAAGAGGAGTAAGAGGCCGAGACGTGATGATGGAAGGGGGATACGGTGATGGGTATGTGCCGCAACGCTCTATCTATGATACAATGTGTATTAATCAACAAATTGAcagccaccaccatcatcatcaccaccattcTGGATCTGGAAGGAGAGACGGTGGAGGTGAGGGCAGTTTTAGCTACTCCGCCAGTGGCTCCCTTAGGGGTAGCAGAGCCCCAGCTGAAATGTTTGACTCTCACCCTTGCTCTTTGACACCAAACCCATCATTTGTTCGCCGACTCGATGAACGAATCATCTATGACTCTTTGAAACTCGGAGTCCAAGATAGCGACGGTGGTGTCTGTCCTTCACCGGGACATTTCAATCGATCAGTTTCTCCAGCTGTGTCCTCTTTCTCAGCACCAGGAATGTCTTCATCGTCTAAGAAGCACCACCATCATTATCACCCTCATCATGGTGAAAGCACAAACAGTAGAGATAGTCGCCATTCATGGAAAGTTCTTACACCTCCCAAACACCTAGAATGTATGGACATCTCTACAAATGAAATGATACCCCAAGGAGGCGGCTGTTTAAACCCAGGACACTATTCTCACCAAGCAGGGCAATCTTCTTCTCTTACATCTCCTCTTATATCCCCTTTCTCTGGCTCTCCTCTCTCATCTGGTTACCATACACCAGTGTTTTTCTCACCTGCAAAACCTCGCCCTAGTCAGTCTCAAAGTTTGCGTTGTTCACCGCCGCACATGATTCAACCGAGGCATTACTCCCAAAGCCAAAGCCTAAGGATGTCGCCGCCCCATGAACTTAGTCGTTCCCCCTACAGAGCCCCGTTGGTCCAACTTTCTGCGCATGACCTTGAGCAGGACCTCAGAGAGCAAGGTGGATGGGGCTGtggtgagagagagcgagaatgggaaagggagcgagagagggaaATGGAAAGAGGATGGGCACAACGGGAGtgggaaaaagagagagaaagagggagattagaaagagagcgagcgagagaaagggagaggaaGGAAACAAGTTTTGCGACTTTTGGATATGGTCGACAGGTCCCTGTGCGTTCAGAAAGAGACTCTGTTTTTTTAGAATCTGAACAGGCTTTAGACACAACCCCTCTTTTACTTCCCCATCCTTCACCTTCACCCTCACCTTCACCAAATGCTGCCCCAAGAATGGGCACTGGTGCAGTGGGTAGGAATAGAGCTGGTTCGAAAGTCGGCTCAGACTCAATGGTTTCTAAAGTTGACAATGGGAATATGGGTTTAGGCCTAGTTGACAGCAATGGATCAAGATTAGTCAGCAGTGGATCAAGATTAGTCAGTGGGAGTGGAAGCATGGCTGAGGCTGACATTATGACAGgaatacatggaaaaaatagatttggaaattcaacaaaatatgaaaatgatgcCAAAGCTAGTTTTAAAAGTGGTGCTGACAAAAGAATGGGCTCACAGGTTAAAACAAGAGCAGGGGGGAGGGATTTTGAAGGAAATGTAGAATCTGGAATGCAGGTACAAAATATGTCAAAAGCTGTAAATAGAGAGGGCTCAAGGGGAGGAACAAGGGCTGGAGGAAGATCTGGAAGAGCTCCTGCTCAACCAGAGACAACAGTTGCAGCTACTACATCTACCCCGTATTTTGTGGACAATCAAGTTGTTGCTGGAGATAAAATTGATGATGGAACTGTATATGATTTTAGAACAATGGCAGACATTGAAACAAGGCCTGAAATAAAGGACATTACAAATCCCATGGAAAATGCAACAGAAACAAAGTTAAACTTGGCACCAGGTTCTGCGCTAGAAGCTAAATTTGAAAAAGAGGTCACTCTTGTTTCTGCACAGGAGGCAGTTCTTGAAGTGGGGTTTGATAAGGGAATGgaaactaaaattaaaaacgATAATgccaaaaatgaaaacaacaacattatacATAAGACTCAGGTAAATCAAGAGGCTGTGGATAAAACTGAAACTACTCCTCCAGATCAAGTTAAGATAAACCCTATGGACATGGAAAAGGTGACATCGGGCCATGTTGGAAAAGGATCTAAAAGCCAGAAGTCCAAATCATCCAAGTCCAGTGGCAGATCTCGCCCTGGCACAGCCACAGGGTTGAGACCTGGGGTGCTTAGCCCAAGGCTTCGAAAAGGGCTTGCAGATCTTGACTCAACAGGCCCGGCTGAGGGCATCGAGTCCACCTGGCCTCGCCGCATTATGGTTAGAAAGAGGACTGTTCGACAAGGTGGTGCAATTCATAACCTTCCTATTCTTCCCCCGCTTCCATCAGTAATCTCTGCCTTGGAGAAGCGCCGTCCAAATTCCCACCTCCATTTCCGTCCAGGCCATCACTCAGAGAACCCGCTTTCAACAGATCTTACTATATTCACAGGCCGGTGCTCACTAAAAGAGCCCTCCCATCAAGAGCAATCACTAGGAGCTGGTTTAGTGGGCAGAGCGTCCCTTAAAGAACAGAACCTGGAGCACTGGAGGATCTACAAGGACCAGGAAGAAACTAAGAGATCTAAATCCAAAGAAAGACAAGGTGATAATGATGAACAagggagaaaagaaaatgagatgagtcgTGGTAAAACTAAGGACAATATTGTGGAGGCTTCGGCTGAAAAAtatcttgtggaaaaaaatcaacaagacGAGATCAAAATAAGATCAGAAGAAGATCAAGAGACtgtaaacaaaatcaaacaagtATTTGAAGAGGAAATAGAAAATACTAAGGATGGAAAACAAGAACGCCAGTTGAAAACagtggaggtggtggtggcaAAGAATGAAGAATGCGTTGTGAAAGGAGGACATGGAGCAGGCTCTGGAGAGGAACATGAGATGGAATGTTGGGATTCAGTACTTGAGATGGTCAACACTATATGGGATGATGGCTGGGAGAAAGGAGGAGAAGCTGGAGATGATACGGATTCTTTAACAGGTTCTCTTCAACGTTGGCCGCTCCTTCGGCCCCCTGTAGGCTTTGGAGGCTCCCATCCCTCTTCCTCTGCGGCCTCCGAGCTCAGCTTGACAGAGTTAGAGAGGAGAGCGAGAGAACTGGATTCTGATTTGGAGCACCTAGATCTGTCACAGAGCCACGGGGACACCCAGGATTTATACCAGACACTGCTGGAGTCGCAGAAAGAGCGAGCTGACATGTACCAAACACACCCCAGGCCACAGAGAGAGAAAAGTTCTGTCTGGACAG GAGTAGGGAGCAGGTCGCAGGTCAATCTTGAGTTGAGCTCCATGGTATTACCAGTTACTGACACAGAGAAAGACACTGTCGGGTGGTCATTAAAATCTCCTGCTGGGACCTCCACTGTGAGCATCAG CCCCAATAAAGAGGACAGCTCTCCAGACTCCAACCTTACGCTAGTATCTGACTCCAGTGGCGTCTTTCTCTCATCATCCAATCAGAGCCAGGAAGGGGCTGGCTCTGACAGCGACCAGCCTATCAGTGGCTCCGACCTAGGCAGCAGCAACACGTCCTTGGAGAAGGAGGGAGAGGATGGATGTTTAAAGGAATGGGGCAGGGAGGAGTCTGCTGAACTTCAGTGGTGCTACCCCTCACTCCTCAGCACCACATCTCCTGAAGACATTgaggaaaatataaaaagagaTGGGAATCTTTGTCCCTCAGAAGGGAGCCGTGACGTAAAAAGCACAGACCAAACGGAAGGAGGACAGTTTTCAATTTTCAAATCCTCATTGGACAACAAAGACGCAAGTCAGTCTGAAGCAATGCGGCAGAAACGAAAAGTTACCGTAATGGGGAATGATCCCCTTCTGCCACCATCTCCAATGAGGCAGCCAATCAAACATCTGATTGATCCATATCATAAGCCAATTAGAAGCTCAGGATTGGACTGTGGTGATATTGACCCTTTTGCTCAACCAGATAGCTTTGTTTATCTTGCTGTATCTGAAAGACAAGGGGAGATCTCCGCAGTTCCGGATTACTCCACTCAAGACATAAAACAAGAGAGTATACACCAACACTTTGACCCTAGAAAAGCACACTTGGAGCAGTCCAACATGGAACCTGATGCTAGGCTGTCTCACTTTGGCCCACGTAAACCAGAAGAAGGAGACTTTTTGTGTACAGATAGCTTTGTGTACCTTGCTGCTCCAGATTGCCTACTTTTAGGCCCGGAAGGATCAACATCATACAGTGGCAG GGAGTCAGACTCGGAAAGTTCTGGCTCTGAACCTGTTGATGAGTCTGTATTGGGCTGTGATTCAGTGGCAGGTGACAGTGACTGGGACTCAGACCTTTCTGACTCGGGGCTCAGTCGCCCCTCAAGAGTCACAACCACTGGAGCTAAATCTTCTGGAATAGCGCGACCTAAAAGACCAGCACCAGAACAGCGTTGGGGCTCATTTGGAGAAACCGCAGAACCTTGTGTCCAGGACGAGTCCTTTATTAAAATGGAGCAAAATAGCAATGCTGGTTCATCAGACTTGGCCAATCGACCTGCTTCAACAGCAGAGGCGCGAACGACCACAGGTGAGCAGTCGTCAACAACCAAGAAAGTTACCTGGCAATTTAAACCAGCCCAGAGATCTGTCTGTACTGGAAGCAGAAAGGAAAAGAACAAAGAAATAACATCGTTTTCAGAGGCTATGGTCACCGAACATGGTGCAGGTGCTGAGTATCAACCTCCCGgttcatcttcatcttctttaTCATCCtccccatcctcctcctcttccggtTGA
- the rin3 gene encoding ras and Rab interactor 3: MMEDSVDSQERGHTNNRTGAHNNPALPPLRPYRPKPPPPITKASPSRPPLPPSTPSSLPLVSSPVLLLPSSPLPPSLPPPLSPTPHNVSSDNTEPTPCLIPLPSPTPEAVSTSLSSCLPSPPMILPLLSTPKLSLVDQLMGSSSVWLTKGLSQEQITCILKDEDVGVFLVHSTEENGMMLSVRLTEDQDSLAVNNLEIKQHKSFLHLDGSILVFDDIYRLISFYCVSRDILPAELKLPQAISLATKKEELEIISAMCTDFWTSDINQKNKNQDLGFEQSPKNEYMYINPMTLFEKEETKQQNDFSESKPLLINTPESIITKLLNGKSRPKENNQVKNQIKTNSNQDTKFKRPPPRPPSLGSSTGMGLLFSSPPLEKNGSPAADKKEEGRVGGGDKPERKTALMSPPPIRPPVPLQSKAHPSLPPAPLRRNSSKSSTDGCEIGQKPLKGAEKECEALKEQSCLLDDGDELLNTIHQAEAKTDNMKAKGDETISVKNKEKDKQFGCPLLVKGPSRPIPQPRKKPCPSDRPESGLANKNVGKKLGPPSPVRRPDVSLYSPQGCAMIGTDPDTCSNSSTEDEGETNQDQIHCNPSENRGGKIKRTPTTIILGKARSRLSTVITGLISHDRRLAQRLVELARDPLSYFGNLVKEYQAFSLETMCNHSTTTELLQEIRQMMTQLKNYLLQSRELQAMLEPQHQYSQENLETIVEAALCKSVLKPLREPIYRNLEKLHTSNGDLKQLAQNQSVVLTSTTTALGVTTAVPEASAMEKIGVKLSNLHLEYSPAKKIDILLKACKIIYESMSISSPGRAHGADDFLPVMMYVLARSNLSDLLLDVEYMMELMNPALTIGEGSYYLTTTYGALEHIKTFDQQKTAPRHLSREVQDSIQRWERRRTLNQECSGQRSVQDFLTICCPDIGSNPKTLGILPTTTIQQLIEECATRFEQDSYMLSIHDDGVRRPLAPTELALSVKNKCQPGAYCFIYHPLDHGPIQQAPPGRICPSIPPPRPPPQSTFQNISADNIEKPKTEETSLISW; the protein is encoded by the exons ATGATGGAAGACAGCGTTGATTCTCAGGAAAGAGG CCACACAAACAACCGGACAGGAGCACACAACAACCCCGCCCTCCCCCCTTTGAGGCCATATCGACCTAAGCCTCCTCCTCCAATCACAAAGGCCTCTCCTTCTAGACCTCCTCTCCCTCCATCCACTCCTTCGTCACTTCCTTTAGTCTCTTCTCCTGTTCTTCTTCTCCCCTCTAGCCCACTTCCTCCATCTCTCCCACCACCTCTCTCCCCAACCCCACACAATGTGTCCTCTGACAACACTGAGCCAACTCCCTGTTTAATTCCTCTCCCTTCACCCACACCCGAGGCGGTGTCAACCTCACTCTCCTCCTGCCTACCTTCGCCCCCCATGATTTTGCCACTTCTCTCAACACCAAAGTTGAGCCTTGTTGACCAGTTGATGGGGAGCAGCTCTGTATGGCTTACCAAAGGACTCAGCCAAGAACAAATCACATGCATCCTCAAAGATGAAGATGTTGGG GTCTTCTTGGTTCACAGCACAGAGGAAAATGGTATGATGCTGTCGGTTCGGCTGACTGAGGACCAGGACTCGTTGGCAGTAAATAACCTGGAAATCAAACAGCACAAGTCAT TTCTTCACTTAGACGGTTCCATTTTGGTTTTTGATGACATCTATAGGCTCATCTCCTTCTACTGTGTCAGCAg GGACATCCTGCCTGCAGAACTGAAGTTACCCCAAGCCATTTCATTGGCAACAAAGAAAGAGGAGCTAGAGATCATCTCTGCTATGTGTACAG ACTTTTGGACATCAGATATTAATCAgaagaacaaaaaccaggacctaGGTTTTGAACAAAGTCCCAAAAATGAGTACATGTACATCAACCCAATGACTTTGTTTGAAAAGGAAGAAACCAAgcagcaaaatgatttttcagaATCCAAACCACTACTAATTAACACGCCTGAAAGCATAATCACCAAATTGCTCAATGGCAAATCTCGACCAAAGGAAAACAATCAGGTCAAAAATCAGATAAAAACTAACTCTAACCAGGACACAAAATTTAAACGTCCTCCTCCCAGGCCTCCTAGCCTAGGATCAAGCACTGGAATGGGTTTGCTTTTCTCATCTCCccctttagaaaaaaatggttctcCTGCGGCTGACAAAAAAGAGGAAGGAAGGGTGGggggaggagacaaaccagagAGGAAGACAGCATTGATGTCACCCCCTCCAATAAGGCCTCCTGTCCCCCTGCAGAGTAAAGCCCACCCTTCGTTACCTCCTGCTCCTCTCCGACGCAATTCTTCAAAGAGCAGTACAGATGGTTGTGAAATCGGCCAAAAACCTTTGAAGGGAGCTGAAAAAGAATGTGAGGCTCTAAAAGAGCAATCATGTCTTTTAGATGATGGTGATGAACTATTAAATACTATACATCAAGCGGAAGCTAAGACAGACAATATGAAGGCGAAAGGGGATGAAACTATTTCAGTCAAGAATAAAGAAAAGGATAAACAATTTGGCTGTCCATTATTAGTCAAAGGACCCTCACGACCGATACCTCAGCCAAGAAAGAAACCATGTCCATCAGACAGACCTGAAAGTGGGTTGGCCAATAAGAATGTTGGGAAAAAACTAGGTCCTCCCTCCCCAGTAAGAAGGCCAGACGTTTCACTCTACTCTCCCCAGGGGTGCGCCATGATTGGAACAGATCCCGACACCTGTTCTAACAGCAGCACTGAAGACGAAGGAGAGACGAACCAGGATCAAATCCATTG taACCCATCGGAAAACCGTGGCGGCAAAATAAAGAGGACGCCAACCACCATCATTTTGGGTAAAGCACGGTCCCGCTTGTCTACTGTTATTACTGGCCTCATCAGTCACGACCGTCGCCTCGCACAACGCTTAGTGGAGCTCGCCAGGGATCCACTGAGCTATTTTGGTAACCTG GTTAAAGAGTACCAAGCGTTCAGCCTTGAGACCATGTGCAACCACTCCACCACCACCGAGCTGTTGCAGGAGATCAGGCAGATGATGACTCAGTTAAAAAATTACCTGCTCCAGAGTAGGGAGTTGCAGGCCATGCTGGAGCCACAGCATCAGTATTCACAAGAAAATTTGG AGACCATAGTCGAAGCTGCTCTGTGTAAGAGCGTATTGAAGCCACTGAGAGAGCCTATTTACCGTAATCTGGAAAAACTGCACACTAGTAATGGTGACCTTAAGCAATTGGCACAGAACCAG TCTGTAGTTCTCACCAGTACCACTACAGCTTTGGGAGTCACCACCGCTGTCCCAGAGGCTTCGGCTATGGAGAAAATTGGTGTGAAACTCAGCAATCTGCATCTTGAATATTCCCCTGCAAAGAAAATTGACATATTGCTGAAGGCCTGTAAAATCATCTATGAATCCATGTCTATAAGCTCTCCAG gGCGGGCCCATGGCGCTGATGACTTCCTGCCTGTAATGATGTATGTTTTGGCCAGATCTAATCTGTCAGATTTACTGCTGGATGTGGAATATATGATGGAATTGATGAACCCTGCACTAACAATAGGAGAAG GGTCATATTATTTGACAACCACATACGGAGCACTTGAGCATATTAAGACATTTGACCAGCAGAAGACAGCCCCACGTCATTTAAGTAGGGAGGTTCAGGATTCCATCCAACGTTGGGAGCGACGACGTACACTCAACCAGGAATGTTCGGGCCAAAGATCTGTCCAG GACTTTTTGACAATTTGCTGTCCTGATATCGGAAGTAATCCCAAAACTCTGGGCATCCTTCCGACAACCACGATCCAACAGCTGATTGAAGAATGTGCTACACGCTTTGAACAAG ATTCATACATGCTCAGCATTCATGACGATGGTGTCCGTCGGCCACTGGCCCCTACAGAACTGGCACTGAGTGTGAAGAACAAATGTCAACCAGGAGCATATTGTTTCATTTATCACCCCTTAGATCACGGACCAATCCAACAAGCACCTCCTGGCCGCATCTGTCCCTCAATCCCACCCCCCCGACCACCTCCCCAAAGTACTTTCCAAAACATTTCAGCAGACAATATTGAAAAGCCTAAAACAGAAGAAACAAGTCTGATTAGCTGGTAA
- the tedc1 gene encoding tubulin epsilon and delta complex protein 1 isoform X2, which translates to MMHRHKANVEIKQVITTLCKLMASTGVLHVPAPETFRRTKFAEHKAEEEFWQLLANILQSKNVSSTGCTQMKNVTSECKMLVRTGLWKSGYYAGWLYDKKVEGVSSRELLLAFGWLLAAGTLEELLIRRVHQLDKTLLPPVLIKFEIPREPVIDCTSIRRLQWLVGSLRHQGRILLSMQDEQASLFHAFLSLGQSSPSSGQSCPALNEICNDAQRLSEIFALYLKWKELENVFWTWMDSVVDYHENDAVTKRPTHITRGRGDVTYHAGELALEKLDKILLRLKTLEGNIQDADC; encoded by the exons ATGATGCATCGCCACAAAGCGAATGTGGAGATAAAGCAAGTGATTACAACTTTGTGTAAATTAATGGCGTCGACTGGAGTCCTGCACGTGCCTGCGCCGGAGACCTTTAGAAGGACAAAGTTTGCTGAGCACAAAGCG GAAGAGGAATTCTGGCAGCTGCTAGCCAACATCCTGCAGTCAAAAAATGTGTCCTCTACTGGCTGTACCCAAATGAAAAATG TTACTTCAGAGTGCAAGATGCTGGTGAGGACAGGCCTGTGGAAGAGTGGTTATTATGCTGGTTGGTTGTATGATAAGAAGGTGGAAGGAGTCTCAAGCAGGGAACTCCTTTTGGCATTTGGCTGGCTGCTCGCTGCTGGAACACTAGAGGAACTTTTGATCCGGCGAGTACATCAACTGGACAAAACACTACTTCCTCCAGTACTT attaaatttgAGATTCCTCGGGAGCCTGTGATTGATTGCACTTCTATTAGACGACTTCAGTGGCTCGTTGGTTCCCTGAGACATCAAGGACGTATACTTCTGTCCATGCAAGATGAGCAAGCCTCATTGTTTCACGCT tttctttctcttggccaatcatctccATCTTCAGGACAGAGCTGTCCTGCACTGAATGAG atatgcAACGATGCGCAACGGCTTTCTGAGATCTTTGCATTGTACCTTAAATGGAAGGAGCTGGAGAATGTTTTCTGGACATGGATG GACAGTGTGGTGGACTATCATGAAAACGATGCTGTCACGAAGAGGCCTACACACATCACTCGGGGTCGGGGAGATGTCACCTACCACGCTGGGGAACTTGCGTTAGAGAAACTGGATAAAATACTGCTGAGACTGAAAACTTTGGAG GGGAATATTCAAGATGCAGATTGCTGA
- the tedc1 gene encoding tubulin epsilon and delta complex protein 1 isoform X1 yields MMHRHKANVEIKQVITTLCKLMASTGVLHVPAPETFRRTKFAEHKAEEEFWQLLANILQSKNVSSTGCTQMKNVTSECKMLVRTGLWKSGYYAGWLYDKKVEGVSSRELLLAFGWLLAAGTLEELLIRRVHQLDKTLLPPVLIKFEIPREPVIDCTSIRRLQWLVGSLRHQGRILLSMQDEQASLFHAFLSLGQSSPSSGQSCPALNEICNDAQRLSEIFALYLKWKELENVFWTWMDSVVDYHENDAVTKRPTHITRGRGDVTYHAGELALEKLDKILLRLKTLELKGEETGKMDIKDGKWQCQDGLDICSDAPPLNSLPPRLLVSHPYRAKLFTRKTVKRSSVETFQGALEEADELPVSQVIELLTHAERQLLDERDIQSLANRMQLQEMFAKLHKLLLIPP; encoded by the exons ATGATGCATCGCCACAAAGCGAATGTGGAGATAAAGCAAGTGATTACAACTTTGTGTAAATTAATGGCGTCGACTGGAGTCCTGCACGTGCCTGCGCCGGAGACCTTTAGAAGGACAAAGTTTGCTGAGCACAAAGCG GAAGAGGAATTCTGGCAGCTGCTAGCCAACATCCTGCAGTCAAAAAATGTGTCCTCTACTGGCTGTACCCAAATGAAAAATG TTACTTCAGAGTGCAAGATGCTGGTGAGGACAGGCCTGTGGAAGAGTGGTTATTATGCTGGTTGGTTGTATGATAAGAAGGTGGAAGGAGTCTCAAGCAGGGAACTCCTTTTGGCATTTGGCTGGCTGCTCGCTGCTGGAACACTAGAGGAACTTTTGATCCGGCGAGTACATCAACTGGACAAAACACTACTTCCTCCAGTACTT attaaatttgAGATTCCTCGGGAGCCTGTGATTGATTGCACTTCTATTAGACGACTTCAGTGGCTCGTTGGTTCCCTGAGACATCAAGGACGTATACTTCTGTCCATGCAAGATGAGCAAGCCTCATTGTTTCACGCT tttctttctcttggccaatcatctccATCTTCAGGACAGAGCTGTCCTGCACTGAATGAG atatgcAACGATGCGCAACGGCTTTCTGAGATCTTTGCATTGTACCTTAAATGGAAGGAGCTGGAGAATGTTTTCTGGACATGGATG GACAGTGTGGTGGACTATCATGAAAACGATGCTGTCACGAAGAGGCCTACACACATCACTCGGGGTCGGGGAGATGTCACCTACCACGCTGGGGAACTTGCGTTAGAGAAACTGGATAAAATACTGCTGAGACTGAAAACTTTGGAG TTGAAAGGAGAGGAGACCGGGAAAATGGATATCAAGGACGGGAAATGGCAATGTCaggatggattggacatttgcaGTGACGCACCCCCTCTTAATTCTTTGCCTCCCAGGCTATTAGTCTCTCATCCATACAGAGCTAAACTTTTCACTAGGAAGACAGTCAAGAGAAGCTCAGTCGAAACATTTCAAGGTGCACTTGAAGAGGCAGACGAATTGCCAGTATCTCAGGTTATCGAGCTGCTTACTCATGCTGAGAGACAACTGTTGGACGAGAGGGACATACAGAGTTTGGCCAACAGGATGCAGCTGCAGGAGATGTTTGCCAAACTGCACAAGCTGTTATTGATaccaccataa
- the dnal1 gene encoding dynein axonemal light chain 1: MAGKGTTIKEALARWEEKTGEKSGEAKVIRLYGQIPPIEKLDNALSKIPCCEKLSLSTNCIDKITNLGELKNLKILSLGRNNIKAFTGLDAVGDTLEELWISYNLIEKMKGVHLMKKLRVLYMSNNLVKDWGEFTKLADLPCLVDLLFVGNPLEDKHTAEGTWMEEATKRLPKLTKLDGIPVIKQDAGGDDD; this comes from the exons ATGGCG GGTAAAGGAACAACAATAAAGGAAGCTCTGGCTAGATGG GAGGAGAAAACTGGAGAAAAAAGTGGAGAGGCTAAAGTTATAAGGCTCTATGGTCAAATTCCCCCGATTGAAAAGTTAGATAACGCGCTTAGCAAAATCCCCTGTTGCGA AAAGCTGTCCTTGTCCACAAACTGCATCGACAAAATAACCAATTTAGGAGAGCTAA aAAACCTGAAAATTTTGTCATTGGGTAGAAATAACATTAAGGCCTTCACTGGCTTG GATGCAGTTGGTGACACATTAGAAGAATTGTGGATTTCTTACAACCTGATTGAGAAAATGAAGGGTGTTCATCTGATGAAAAAACTAAGGGTTCTCTATATGTCCAATAATCTAGTCAAAGATTGGG gggaATTTACAAAACTGGCTGATTTACCATGCCTGGTAGACCTGCTTTTTGTAGGAAATCCTCTAGAAGATAAACACACCGCTGAAGGAACTTGGATGGAGGAAGCCACGAAAAGGTTACCCAAACTCACAAAATTGGATG GTATACCAGTCATTAAACAAGATGCAGGTGGTGATGACGACTGA